TCTTCCACCGTAGATCTGCAGTCACAACCGATAAGAAGCAGAAGAGGGAGATCGAAAGTGAGACTAGGCCAACCAGGTACATTCCAATCGATATTGTGGAGTCTCTATTGACGTCGATGAACCCCAAGGATGCCATGCGCCTTAGTGTAGCATGCAAGGATTGGAGGGCCACCGCCCAGAAATTTGACCCGACGATGTGGAAGACCCCATGGCTAATCACCACAGAGTTCCAGAATCTTGCATGCAGCCTGCGGAGCGTCGTAGACAAGGAAGTCACCTTCAAAATCGAGTTACATGGCTACCCAGTGACAAGGACCTTATTCTGTAATTGCTCGCACGGTTGGCTGGTTGTTAATCCTTCCAACCACAGCCGGATGCTCTTGCTGAATCCCTTCTCTAGGGCGTGGTTGCAACTCCCACCTTGCTTGCTTGAACCCAACTTTTTCCTATGCATGTCATCAGCTCCGTCGAACCCAGATTGTGTCCTTCTTGCACGTGACTTCATCAATCAACTGTATGTTTGGAGGCCGGGAGACCAGCTCTGGACCTTCGAGAAAGACAGGGTCGAACTTTTCGAGACGATTATTAGCTTCGAGGGGCAATTCTACACATGGAATAACCATATTG
This DNA window, taken from Musa acuminata AAA Group cultivar baxijiao chromosome BXJ3-7, Cavendish_Baxijiao_AAA, whole genome shotgun sequence, encodes the following:
- the LOC135642928 gene encoding F-box protein At3g56470-like, which gives rise to MTNNGYESDPDSNAPPPPNPHKSAVTTDKKQKREIESETRPTRYIPIDIVESLLTSMNPKDAMRLSVACKDWRATAQKFDPTMWKTPWLITTEFQNLACSLRSVVDKEVTFKIELHGYPVTRTLFCNCSHGWLVVNPSNHSRMLLLNPFSRAWLQLPPCLLEPNFFLCMSSAPSNPDCVLLARDFINQLYVWRPGDQLWTFEKDRVELFETIISFEGQFYTWNNHIGCLTIFRVLPLRLRKLMVPSPIDRSDYFNSITSLVECGGNILLVYVMENADESLVVVLFQLDLEKKMWIKLESLGDRALFMNIPFKHAFSVLASEARCCANCIYFTRLWQPSSEVEFISYNLDSHSIERFPKLVKRGRQQYSYSQFWITPNLS